The following DNA comes from Vigna radiata var. radiata cultivar VC1973A chromosome 4, Vradiata_ver6, whole genome shotgun sequence.
taaaggtactgtctTTGGGCAGACGTGCTAGGATACTAATACCTTTCTTACGTGTAAGCGATTCCCGAACctgaaaatctctttttcgtagaccatgcttttatgAACCCTCCAAtgattgaccttggtcctacgtatatccattaatggacaatcagggatcacgtagttatttatctagaaaaatatgtttgtgagtttgtttaaaaattattatggattgtttgacatttttcgaaaagtgaaaatgtttagtttaacaaaattgaccTTTTggctttaaatattttgtaattttttattttaagaaagattggaaaaaagaaataaaacaatcataggttttattttatgatttatttatagacaaaaacatgataagaaatgtattttttattcttgaaattattgatttattatttattttcttttaaaataataataatgataaaacatCAGGTGATGCGAGAGATATAGCCAATACCAAAAGAAACGAAAGAAAACATTCTTTCTACGATTTTGTTAGAACACGTTATTTTGGTGCAATGAAAATCATACCCTTTTTAAAAAACATCCAAgtacaataaaaagaataaaggaaTGATATAGAAATGACTTACCTTTTTAGCTTCTAGAATTTCCTAGTGTTTCCTTTGTGGTGGTTGCAGTTGACATAATCCTctgagaacctatttttctctatattctctttttcaatctttatttATCTCTCTAGgtgcttttctctctcttttttctttttcgttcttttttctctttcacagagattgtatttatatacacacattgtaaTCTTATGATAATCTTGTCTTAAATGTGAATTAGTGGCAATggacaaaatagggaaaaaaaNGGTCttgattgcaagaaaaataaatcaaataatatttaagacattgattataattattgacagaaaatttgtccattttaaaaagaaatcatatttttctcttcagaagcaaattatatcaatatatttttaattattgcttacaattattgtcataatattaattcaaattattatcatattaaactaatatttcaaaaacattctaaagtgatgtatgaaagattattttatcattttccttttcccaccatttattattatcctttaattttgattatttacttttccGGACGAAATTGGATATTGACAACTATAATTAAAGACAATTTGATAATCTTTACCTCCAAAtccttaaaaaataacaaatccTCTTAAACACACCATAATCTTACGTTGAAAGCATAAACTAATTGTAACGAgtttcaaaagaataaaataaaggtaGATCAattgtaagaagaaaaaaaaaaggtttttttctCTCTGATTTCAACATATCTACATCTAGAATGAATGCATTTGCATAATGATCAAAGATTGGTGATGAAAAAGCATGCCTATCGTCTAGAATGCATTTGCATAATCATAAAAGTTTGGTGGAGGAAAAGGATACCGAAATAATTCCAATGATGTAGACCCAACACATCTTTATGCAACTTCGTCAACCTCCTCCAATGTATTCGGCTTGACCTAGCCAACTTTTGCATCACGTGTTGCATAATCTCATTCAACTTCAACTCAAATAACCAAATTGTCGGATAAAATGTCCTGTTAATAAAACGTAAAGtgtgaaaaaaacaaaagaaagaacgTGCAAAAAAGATATGGAACATTGCTAAAGTTCAAACATCTTTTCGTCAGAATATGGAAAAGTATAAGAGATCTTATATTAATAAACCAAACACATTAATATCTTTATATCACATAAAAACAgctattaaaattaaatttcaacttTAAACTAACAGTTCTGTAATAACCCTAGCTGTAGCATTAAAGTGACATAATAGTACTCAACCAACAACATAaagttttttttgtaatttaccCTTTTGGTCCTCTTTTACCACCTAAATCTAGGGCACATGTAGTGGCCACCAGCcctgaaaattttatattattatcttaagGTGTTCATCTTTCTGTCCACATAAAACAAAGCAATCACTGTAAGAACATCTTTATCCTTTTACAAAGTGTAGTTGTAATTTTTTCATCACATTCACACACAGAGGGGAGGATTTCGTTTTCTGATATGCAACAATTATACAAGTTAGTAACTCTTTTTATGCAATTTTCAGACCATCAGCTGTAACAATACAACTCAGCACCAACAGTTGAAACTGCCCTAGGAAGATAAACTAGCAGATTTTGCGCACAACCTTATATATAagtacttttttctttctattaccttctcttatatatattatccttTAGTTCTTCTCTTCTTATATCTCtcctaaattataattttgccATTTACCCTTTCTCCACGTTGCAAAGCCAAAATTCAGCCGGAATAGAAAAACTGAGATTCCCTCACATTCATTTCGGCATATGACAGAGCTGAAAGAGCTGTCAATATTACTCTAAATAAGCCCTTGTGTGACTTTCACCATGTTACCAATAATGCTAACAAGTTAGTAAGCTAGTCTTTGCCAAAAATGGAAAAACCAATAAATCATTGTCCTCAACAGTGTAGATTACCCCTTCCCCATATACTAGCAGAGAATCAAGTTAAAGAACATTAACCTTCATTAATAATCAACACCAAACTGAGTACAGACTATAAAAATTTGCATTGACTGAATGTCTACTGTATCTAAGGTTCACAATAGCATGATTGTAGGACTAGAGGAGCAAGCAACATGAATACACCTGCAGGGTATATATGCCACTACCTAATAGTCTTGTCCTATATCATTGTTTCAGTATAAAGGAAGACCATAATAGACCtgaaatcattattatttttttcaaacatgtcAGCCCTATGCAGCCCTCTTCCCCCACATCAGAAAAATACATGTTACTCAAAACCACTGTTTGGAATAAAGTTTTCcatgagaaaatgaagataaaagATAAGTCCTTTGAGGCTAGAAGTAACACAAGCTTACCAAACAGAcatcaaataaacacaaaacgTACTATATTTGCATCTgcaataattgttaaaaaaaaatccaatcaTTTATGGTATTACACTGCACAGAGTTACGTGTGGACGGCAAACATGTTGAATAGTTCATGCTTATAAGTTATAACACCAAGACAGAGGGCAATGATAGTAGCATACATAATCTACAAGTAACGGAtaaatttttatcaacaaaGGCGATATTAAGCAAATACTAATCATAAATTTGCATATCAAAAGTTTATAAGAATCTATCAGTTTTGaattaatatcataaatttgattcaaCTAAACACCCCcggtattatatttttatgatacaATAACATTTGACATGATACAAAATCTTCGCAAAGTTTTCACCTGAACCCATATCAACAATGCTAGCATCACCGCTATATTCTCAACGAGAAATGGATTCAGGATATTTATCTCAATTGCTTTCCTCTTTATAAGAACCCATGAATCAATAAATTACGAAGATACGGATTGCTTCTACAACACTAACTCTGCACTATATGAAGAGATAACACAAATAACACAACAGGTCCAAATCAGTGGACCTATTAATTTATACTCTCCGAAGGCATACAATCTGATTGGAGAACCCATGATCATCGTGCTACAGAAAAACTCCATTCACCCTTTTCTGCACGGTCCATACTCTATAAAACATTTCTTCCAGAGGTCCCCTGATCAAGCTTAAACTCAAGCCTTCCAGATTGACTATGCCCCTGCATATGAAAGAGAAACCAAACCGCAGAGACTTTAGCCCAATGCCTCAAAATAGAACATCAAGATTTTCATAGCATGCCCACAATCTGTATGCAACTATATACATGCAATATGAACCATAGGGATACAAGGAGAACAAACACAAAAGAGATGCCACAGAATACGACTAACTGATAAAAGAACTTCATCATAATCAACTCGTTCTTAACAGAAGAACAAACAGCATCCAACTCGTTCTTAGGACGTGATCGATTTTCTTCTcactctttaatttaaaaagtgtttCTGTAAAAACAATTCCATGTTACATAACTACAATTTCTCATCCAAAACATACCCGGTcttgaaaattgtttcgaaaacaaagctttaaaaaaaaaaacaaaaaacagcaGGGAAATGTCCTCCCATCCTCTTCTGTTTTTGTGGTCCTAGCTCAATAGTGTGGGTCATATCGAGTGACACTGCATGTGATGAGGCATGAGCTTGGTGTCGATATCTGTCttctttatcaaaaaaaaaatatatatatatatattttacaatataaatcACACCGCAGTTACAGAAACCAGTCTGCATAATCATGGCCACAACATTATGCTTTGACTCTCTGTAACAGCCACTGCAGCCGCATCAACCACATTTGTCTCCTAACACCAAAGATCGCCACAAACCCATAACTCCACCAATAGTAAAAAGACGAGACAAATGAAAGATCAAAACATTCAACACATCATTCCATCCTCCACGTGCACCCACTTAATCACCAGAAAGAAACGCTTCCCAGGATTAACAGCATCAATACATCCACAAAACTAAACCATAATAACGGAAATTCAGACAATAACACCATCTCCCTTTTCATCCCTTCCTCCCTCCAACAAccccccccaaaaaaaaaaccaattttcaatTAATCCACCACAACTTCGTCACAATCCTCAGAGAAAATTCCAGACAAATGCAATTCCCACTTCTGAAGTTGAAATTTTTCTAGAACCTCCACtccaaacacacaaaaaaacagGTTTATCCCCAAGTCAACTCCACGTTCTAAATTAGACATTGGTGGAAAACCTGATAATGACTGAATAGTCAATGGCCTAATAAACCCAATAACAATCTATGTAAGAATTTGGATTTAGGTCTAACTGGATCCTCTAAAACTGACTCACTATGTGAGGTAAGGATTGAAAcaggagaaaaggagaagagagagTGGAACCTGGGGAGGTGCGTGGTGTTGTTTGGAGCGAACGGCGACGCATTCTGGGGGCGTTTCGAAGAGCGAGAGAGGGAAGCGCTTGTAGACGGTGCCGACGTCGAAGTAGATGAGGCCGGTGGTGGGGACATCGACGCGGATGCTCATGACCTCGAGCCAGAGGAAGAGATCCAGGGCCTGGAGGCCCGTGAGGGCGTCGATCATGCCACAGCTGAGGTGGCCCGAGACGTTGCGCTCGTAATGCAGCTCGTTCTCGAACTTGGCGTTGCAGGCCTCGTCGAGGTGGACCCAGAAGCTGCCGTCATGGGCGAGGCCGAAGTCCCTGACGCCCTTGGGGAAGAGGCCCATGGGTAGGCCGTAGTCGCTGAGGACCTCGTAGATGGTGGTGGCATTGGTGTGGCGGCTGAGCGAGGCCGTGGGCGAAACGAGAgcgagaagaagaaggaagaaaagcaTAACTGGGTTGAGGGTTTTGGCTGCGTGGATTGTTAAGGTTTTAAGGTTGTGGGAACATTGTTTGTTGGTTGGTTTACAGAAGAAGAGATCAGTGAAATGGGTTTTTGGGATTGgcgaagagagagagagagagagacagagaaGAAAGGGTGACAGCTTGTATACAGAAGGGATTAGGAGAAGAATGATCAATTATTGGTATTCGGTGGTGACTGCTCTCAGTGCTATGTGCTGTGTGGGCCTTTTCTTAGTTTCTTTCCTccattttcttacatttttttttaatttttaaaaattaatcttaatcTTAATTAATCTATATTTAAGTTCTTACAACAGTCGTGTGTAgatgataattataattttaaaaatattttgacaattatttaaatcaaaaagtgtgtgtatgtatagaaaaatttcttaattttgaatgataataaagtttgtatatttttgtaattgcaATGTAGATGGTAGACATATATTGGAGGTGTGACAACGATCGTAATTTTGTCTTGTTTGAATCATAGACCATTATTTTGTGTAATGAATTTAGATAATCATGTTTTGCAATTATTAATGGTAACTGTTATTTTTGTTGAACAACTTGCTCTGTCACCATAATTGTTGACTTTATCAAGTAACAGATGGCGTATGCGCTACCTTTTCGTTAGATTGAATTCACTCCAagtcaatttattaattaagaatACTGTTGACTCTAATCCAAGATTAAGGCTGccttatttttaagataaacttTCAAATTATAAACACTCACAAAAACTTGTTTCCGGTAAAAGACGTATCCTACAAAgtaatcttttaatattttagaaatcaagttgattttttttttcttttttaagtataCTTTTAACAAAATAACCTTTCAAAAACCTCCACTTATTATTTagagatatatatataattaaagccgcaaatgataaaaaaaaaaaaaaaactccatcTTTACTAAACAGttgtaaaaatatctatatattataaaagaaaaataacgcAGTAAAATGCCCAAACCGAATCTTTTAACTTTTGTACCTCATATTATGTCAAACCCATAACCACAATTACGTAGAACAAAAGAACAAAGTTGTAATTGCCAaagtttgatatatttatatttttaaccaaACAACATCCACCGTcatattaataattgtttttaacacCGTCTTATAAATCATCAGcttcaattttatttagataGAAACATATACCAACGTATATAtgtaattgtataaaaaaattcattgcaattataaaattaaagatctCATACCAACCAATAATATTATACACAATaactttgaaaaacaaattacaaaactaCTTAATTTCCATACTAACTCAAGCACACTCctctcacataaaaaaatccaaacttTCTTTTATCCACAAAAAGGTAGCACAACTTAACTCCTCTTATTTTGTTAATTCAACTATAACACTTAGTAATTTACTATTATGTTGATAGTTACTGCATTAATcttcaaaattcattatttttctttctttttttatcctaTTGACCTCTAAACCATatcatttcaaaaaaatataacctATCCTAAAACTTCAATACTAATAAAAACCAAATG
Coding sequences within:
- the LOC106758044 gene encoding uncharacterized protein LOC106758044, which codes for MLFFLLLLALVSPTASLSRHTNATTIYEVLSDYGLPMGLFPKGVRDFGLAHDGSFWVHLDEACNAKFENELHYERNVSGHLSCGMIDALTGLQALDLFLWLEVMSIRVDVPTTGLIYFDVGTVYKRFPLSLFETPPECVAVRSKQHHAPPQGHSQSGRLEFKLDQGTSGRNVL